One stretch of Fictibacillus sp. b24 DNA includes these proteins:
- a CDS encoding aminotransferase class I/II-fold pyridoxal phosphate-dependent enzyme, translating into MSQHETPLFTGLREHANKNPLQFHIPGHKKGQGMDEEFKDFIGPNALSIDLINITPLDDLHHPKGMIKKAQALAAQAFGADHTFFSVQGTSGAIMTMIMSVVSPGDKILVPRNVHKSIMTAIVFSGATPIFIHPEIDPELGISHGITPDSVEKALNQHPDTKAVLVINPTYFGFAADLKGIVDIAHRFNVPVLVDEAHGVLIHFHDHMPLSAMQAGADMAATSVHKLGGSLTGSSILNVREGLVSPERVQTILSMMTTTSTSYILLASLDAARRRLATEGYTLIEKTISLANDTRAKINEIPNLYCVGEEKLGTSATFDYDPSKLLISVKDLGITGYEAETWLRKNYNIEVELSDLYNILCLITTADHEKDTMVLIEALTKLSAEKSSSKNDEIKSIPVHVPDIPVLALSPRDAFYANTESVPFEESAGRIIAEFVMVYPPGIPIFIPGEIITQENLDYIKENLEAGLPVQGPEDAEIKYLKVIQEQVAIR; encoded by the coding sequence TTGTCTCAACATGAAACTCCTTTATTTACTGGTTTGCGTGAACACGCAAACAAAAATCCACTGCAGTTTCACATTCCAGGCCATAAAAAAGGCCAAGGTATGGACGAAGAATTCAAAGATTTTATTGGACCTAATGCTTTATCAATTGATTTAATTAACATTACTCCCCTTGATGACCTTCATCACCCAAAAGGGATGATTAAAAAGGCTCAAGCTCTAGCAGCACAAGCTTTTGGTGCAGATCACACATTTTTCTCTGTACAAGGAACTAGCGGAGCGATCATGACGATGATTATGTCAGTTGTTTCTCCAGGAGACAAGATCTTAGTGCCAAGAAACGTCCATAAGTCTATTATGACAGCAATCGTTTTTTCAGGTGCAACACCTATCTTTATTCATCCTGAAATCGATCCAGAGTTAGGGATTTCACACGGTATCACACCTGACAGCGTAGAAAAGGCCTTAAATCAACATCCAGACACAAAAGCTGTACTCGTGATCAACCCTACTTATTTTGGTTTTGCAGCTGACTTAAAAGGAATTGTCGATATTGCACACCGATTCAATGTACCTGTACTTGTTGATGAGGCGCATGGTGTTTTGATTCATTTTCATGATCACATGCCACTATCCGCAATGCAAGCAGGTGCCGATATGGCTGCTACAAGCGTTCATAAATTAGGAGGATCTTTAACAGGCAGTTCCATTTTAAATGTAAGAGAAGGACTTGTCTCTCCTGAACGTGTCCAGACGATTTTAAGTATGATGACAACAACTTCAACTTCTTATATCCTGCTTGCGTCACTAGATGCGGCAAGAAGACGACTAGCGACTGAGGGATATACGCTAATCGAAAAAACGATTTCATTAGCCAATGATACAAGAGCGAAAATTAATGAAATTCCCAATCTTTATTGTGTAGGGGAAGAAAAGCTTGGTACATCTGCTACATTTGATTACGATCCATCCAAACTATTAATTTCTGTAAAAGATCTTGGTATTACAGGATATGAAGCAGAGACGTGGCTTCGTAAAAATTACAATATTGAAGTTGAGCTATCAGATCTGTATAACATTTTATGTTTAATCACAACTGCAGATCATGAAAAAGATACGATGGTTCTTATTGAAGCATTAACAAAACTTTCGGCAGAAAAAAGTTCATCTAAAAATGATGAAATTAAATCGATTCCCGTACACGTACCTGATATTCCAGTTCTTGCACTATCCCCACGAGACGCTTTCTACGCAAATACAGAAAGTGTGCCGTTTGAAGAATCAGCAGGAAGAATTATTGCAGAGTTTGTTATGGTATACCCGCCTGGAATCCCGATTTTTATACCAGGTGAAATTATTACTCAAGAAAACTTGGATTATATAAAAGAAAACCTTGAAGCAGGTCTCCCTGTTCAAGGACCGGAAGATGCAGAAATAAAATATTTAAAAGTTATTCAAGAGCAAGTTGCTATCCGTTAG
- a CDS encoding NAD(P)H-dependent flavin oxidoreductase, which translates to MKLNTRLTALLNIELPIIQGGLAYLAYSELASAVSNAGGLGQITAMSLPDHHSLREEIQKTKRLTSRPFGVNFAIGQHGRSYEEMLEVAIDEDVDVISITGGNPTPVLDRLKDTNIKTLVLVSSVRQAKKAEKSGADAVMAVGQEGGGHIGKDDTGTFVLVPQVAESVTIPVIASGGIADGKGLMAALALGAEGIEMGTRFIATKECVHAHSEYKRLVVESSEIDTVVIKRVLGMPGRTLRTEFALKILEEEMKDGTYEHLKNYISGEANQKFIYEGKDDEGFGWAGQIVGRIKDIPSVEELFQRIIAESETLKQKLNNLF; encoded by the coding sequence ATAAAATTGAACACTAGACTAACAGCATTATTAAATATTGAACTTCCGATTATACAAGGCGGACTTGCATACTTAGCTTATTCGGAACTTGCTTCAGCCGTATCAAATGCAGGGGGGTTAGGTCAGATTACAGCGATGTCGTTGCCGGATCATCACTCATTAAGAGAAGAGATCCAGAAAACAAAGAGACTAACTTCACGTCCTTTTGGAGTAAACTTCGCAATTGGCCAGCATGGCAGATCTTATGAAGAAATGCTGGAAGTTGCGATTGATGAAGATGTTGATGTAATTAGTATAACTGGGGGAAATCCTACCCCTGTTCTAGACCGCCTTAAAGATACAAATATAAAAACGCTTGTCCTCGTTTCAAGTGTGCGCCAAGCAAAAAAAGCAGAAAAGTCAGGTGCAGATGCAGTCATGGCTGTAGGACAAGAAGGCGGCGGGCATATAGGCAAGGATGATACAGGTACGTTTGTGTTAGTTCCTCAAGTTGCTGAGAGTGTAACCATTCCCGTTATTGCCTCTGGAGGAATAGCTGATGGTAAAGGACTCATGGCTGCGTTGGCTCTTGGAGCAGAAGGAATTGAGATGGGAACAAGATTTATCGCAACAAAGGAATGTGTACATGCACATTCAGAATACAAAAGACTCGTTGTCGAAAGCTCTGAAATCGATACGGTTGTTATTAAAAGGGTTTTAGGAATGCCGGGCCGAACGTTGCGCACGGAGTTTGCCTTAAAGATTTTAGAAGAGGAAATGAAAGATGGGACTTACGAACATTTAAAGAACTATATAAGTGGAGAAGCAAACCAAAAGTTTATATATGAAGGAAAAGATGATGAAGGCTTTGGCTGGGCTGGACAAATTGTAGGCAGGATTAAGGATATTCCAAGCGTAGAAGAACTGTTTCAAAGAATAATAGCAGAATCAGAAACCCTTAAACAAAAATTAAACAACCTTTTCTAA
- a CDS encoding dihydrolipoamide acetyltransferase family protein — translation MAYEFKLPDIGEGIHEGEIVKWFVKAGDAVKEDDILLEVQNDKAVVEIPSPVDGKILELKVDEGTVSVVGDVLVTIEAEGEIPADAHGGGDEAPEQPKAEEEKNVTADQAKEADQSEAKTDKTEVTSKEEPADESKRVIAMPSVRKYAREKEVDIRKVQGSGDNGRVLKEDIDKFVSGGGEAAAEAPKAGEEAPKAEAKKEAPKAIPAGEMETREKIKGIRKAISKAMVNSKHTAPHVTLMDEVDVTDLVAHRKKFKQVAADKGIKLTYLPYVVKALTSALREYPVLNASIDDANEEIVYKHYYNIGIAADTDNGLMVPVVKDADRKSIFKISAEINELATKARDGKLSGEEMKGGSCTITNIGSAGGQWFTPVINHPEVAILGIGRIAEKAVVKDGEVVVAPVLALSLSFDHRLIDGATAQNALNHIKRLLNDPQLLVMEA, via the coding sequence GTGGCATATGAATTTAAGCTTCCCGATATTGGTGAAGGAATTCACGAAGGTGAAATCGTAAAGTGGTTTGTTAAAGCAGGGGACGCAGTTAAAGAAGACGATATTCTGCTTGAAGTACAAAACGATAAGGCTGTAGTTGAAATTCCATCTCCTGTAGACGGTAAAATCCTTGAATTAAAAGTAGATGAAGGAACAGTATCTGTTGTTGGTGATGTTCTAGTAACGATCGAGGCAGAAGGTGAGATTCCTGCTGATGCTCATGGCGGAGGCGACGAAGCTCCGGAACAGCCTAAAGCTGAAGAAGAGAAGAATGTGACTGCTGATCAAGCGAAAGAAGCTGATCAATCAGAAGCTAAAACAGATAAAACGGAAGTTACATCTAAAGAAGAACCAGCAGACGAATCTAAACGTGTAATCGCAATGCCTTCTGTTCGTAAATATGCTCGTGAAAAAGAAGTAGATATCCGTAAAGTACAAGGTTCTGGAGATAACGGACGTGTATTAAAAGAAGATATTGACAAGTTTGTAAGCGGCGGTGGAGAAGCGGCGGCAGAAGCACCAAAAGCTGGCGAAGAAGCACCTAAAGCGGAAGCGAAGAAAGAAGCTCCAAAAGCAATTCCAGCTGGAGAAATGGAAACGCGTGAAAAGATCAAAGGAATTAGAAAAGCGATCTCTAAAGCGATGGTTAACTCCAAACATACAGCTCCACATGTTACACTAATGGATGAAGTGGACGTTACTGATCTTGTTGCACACCGTAAGAAGTTCAAGCAAGTTGCTGCTGATAAAGGCATCAAGCTTACTTATCTTCCATACGTGGTAAAAGCATTAACTTCTGCACTTCGTGAGTACCCAGTGCTTAATGCATCAATTGATGATGCTAACGAAGAAATCGTGTACAAGCACTATTACAACATCGGAATCGCAGCAGATACAGATAACGGTTTAATGGTACCAGTTGTAAAAGATGCTGATCGTAAATCCATCTTCAAAATCTCTGCTGAAATCAATGAGCTAGCTACTAAAGCACGTGATGGCAAGCTTTCTGGTGAAGAGATGAAAGGCGGATCTTGTACGATTACAAATATCGGTTCTGCAGGCGGTCAATGGTTCACACCAGTAATCAACCACCCAGAAGTAGCGATCTTAGGTATCGGCCGTATTGCTGAAAAAGCAGTTGTTAAAGATGGAGAAGTAGTAGTAGCTCCTGTTTTAGCGCTATCTCTTAGCTTTGACCACCGTCTAATCGATGGTGCAACAGCTCAAAATGCATTGAATCACATTAAGCGTTTATTGAACGATCCACAACTATTAGTAATGGAGGCGTAA
- a CDS encoding glycine betaine uptake BCCT transporter, translated as MKKQPNTVFIVSLLISIVFIIIGSLFPAEFQTKATAIQNFLQEKFGWFYLLSATSFLIFVLYLAFSRYGKIKLGEPDEKPEYHTVTWFAMLFSAGMGIGLVFWGVAEPISHFYTPPSGEGGNAASAQAALRYSFFHWGLHPWAIYTLIGLSLAYFKFRKGAPGLISSIFTPLIGDKVNGPIGKTIDIIAVFATIFGVATSLGLGAVQISGGISYLTNIANNFTTQLIIIAIVTILFTLSAQTGLNKGIKYLSNLNIFLAVLLMAFLLFASSTNFIMDVFVQSLGNYLQYLPSMSLKLSPFRPSEAGWIQGWTVFYWAWWIAWAPFVGTFIARVSKGRTIREFILGVLLVPTVFGALWFSIFGGAALHLEIFNNVGLNKIITDKGTEVALFALFENLPFGTIMSMLAIFLISTFFITSADSATFVLGMQTSHGRLNPSSMTKFIWGIVIAAAAAILLYSGGLEALQTASIIAAFPFAFVLIFMMFSLQKALSEEKK; from the coding sequence ATGAAAAAACAACCTAATACTGTTTTTATCGTTTCACTATTGATTTCTATCGTTTTTATTATTATAGGAAGTTTATTTCCTGCCGAATTCCAAACAAAAGCTACAGCAATCCAAAATTTCTTGCAAGAGAAATTTGGCTGGTTCTATCTACTTTCCGCTACAAGCTTTTTAATCTTTGTTCTTTATTTAGCTTTTAGCAGGTACGGAAAAATTAAACTTGGAGAACCAGATGAAAAACCCGAATACCATACCGTTACGTGGTTTGCCATGTTATTCAGTGCCGGAATGGGAATTGGTCTTGTATTTTGGGGTGTAGCAGAACCAATAAGCCATTTCTATACTCCACCTTCAGGAGAAGGCGGAAATGCAGCCTCAGCACAAGCCGCTCTTAGGTATAGCTTCTTTCACTGGGGATTACATCCATGGGCAATTTACACGCTCATCGGGTTATCGCTTGCTTATTTTAAATTTAGAAAAGGAGCTCCAGGTTTAATCAGCTCCATCTTCACGCCGTTAATAGGAGATAAAGTAAATGGACCTATTGGTAAAACAATCGATATTATCGCTGTATTCGCTACTATTTTTGGGGTTGCAACATCACTCGGACTTGGGGCAGTACAAATAAGCGGAGGTATTTCATATTTAACGAATATAGCTAATAACTTTACAACACAGTTGATTATTATTGCTATTGTTACGATATTATTTACTCTATCTGCGCAAACAGGATTGAACAAAGGTATTAAATACTTAAGTAACCTTAATATTTTTCTAGCTGTCTTACTAATGGCTTTCTTGCTCTTTGCATCATCTACAAACTTTATTATGGACGTATTTGTACAGTCATTAGGAAATTACCTTCAATATTTGCCTAGTATGAGTTTGAAGTTAAGTCCGTTTCGTCCTAGTGAAGCTGGATGGATACAAGGTTGGACCGTCTTTTATTGGGCGTGGTGGATTGCTTGGGCACCTTTCGTCGGTACCTTTATCGCACGTGTATCTAAAGGAAGAACCATTCGCGAGTTCATATTAGGAGTATTGTTGGTTCCAACCGTTTTCGGAGCTCTTTGGTTTTCTATTTTTGGAGGAGCAGCATTACATCTGGAGATTTTCAACAATGTTGGTTTGAATAAAATCATTACAGATAAAGGGACTGAGGTTGCTTTATTCGCATTATTTGAAAACTTGCCTTTTGGAACGATCATGTCAATGCTTGCTATATTCTTGATCAGTACGTTCTTTATTACATCTGCTGATTCAGCTACATTTGTACTTGGTATGCAAACGAGCCATGGCCGTTTAAATCCTTCCTCTATGACAAAGTTTATCTGGGGAATAGTTATTGCAGCTGCAGCAGCAATCCTTCTGTATTCCGGTGGTTTAGAGGCGTTACAAACAGCTTCCATCATTGCTGCATTTCCATTTGCGTTTGTTTTGATCTTTATGATGTTTTCTCTTCAAAAAGCTTTATCTGAAGAGAAAAAATAA
- a CDS encoding DUF3055 domain-containing protein: MEWFEKLYDESESVNVRFVGFTTDTVRYDFGIVYTNMFFGKPLVVCMQTGRSALLDSNDMRNLEYIRQVFHIKTLKEAEDLALFFEEAVPHIPVIEQYD, encoded by the coding sequence ATGGAATGGTTTGAAAAATTGTATGACGAGAGTGAATCCGTAAATGTACGGTTTGTAGGTTTTACTACAGATACAGTAAGATATGATTTTGGTATTGTTTACACAAATATGTTTTTTGGCAAGCCTTTAGTGGTTTGTATGCAAACGGGAAGGTCGGCTTTATTAGATTCAAATGATATGAGGAACTTGGAATATATCCGACAGGTTTTTCATATTAAGACCCTTAAAGAAGCGGAAGATCTTGCACTTTTCTTTGAAGAAGCGGTCCCGCATATTCCTGTTATCGAACAATATGATTAA
- a CDS encoding YktB family protein, with protein sequence MTFNGFKAQDFNVFQTPGLDDRMEQIISQIRPKLETLGNRYSEELTAFTGEEMFFHVAKHARRTVNPPKDTWVAFAPNKRGYKMLPHFQIGLWETHVFIWFALIYEAPIKGSYGKVFLKNLNKIKKDIPNDFVWSDDHMKPESYTHLEVKKERLEEMANRLSTVKKAELLCGVRIEKDEAVKMSADDWYERITETFKTLLPLYNLKKKL encoded by the coding sequence ATGACATTCAATGGATTTAAAGCCCAAGATTTTAACGTTTTCCAAACACCTGGCCTTGATGATCGTATGGAACAAATCATCAGCCAAATCAGGCCTAAGTTGGAGACACTCGGTAATAGATATTCTGAGGAACTGACTGCTTTCACTGGAGAAGAGATGTTTTTCCATGTTGCTAAGCATGCTAGAAGAACTGTAAATCCTCCAAAGGATACATGGGTTGCTTTTGCTCCTAATAAAAGAGGTTACAAAATGCTGCCACATTTTCAGATCGGACTTTGGGAAACACATGTTTTCATCTGGTTTGCTCTCATTTACGAAGCACCTATAAAAGGTTCGTACGGAAAAGTCTTCCTCAAGAACCTAAACAAGATTAAAAAGGACATTCCTAATGATTTTGTTTGGTCAGATGATCATATGAAACCAGAAAGTTATACTCATCTTGAAGTCAAGAAGGAACGATTAGAAGAAATGGCAAACCGGCTTAGTACCGTAAAAAAAGCAGAATTGCTTTGTGGCGTCCGTATTGAAAAAGACGAAGCTGTAAAGATGAGTGCTGATGACTGGTACGAGCGTATTACTGAAACCTTTAAAACGCTCTTACCCCTATATAACTTAAAGAAAAAGCTGTAA
- the pdhA gene encoding pyruvate dehydrogenase (acetyl-transferring) E1 component subunit alpha, with amino-acid sequence MTKTIDAVQDQFETFQILSEDGEVVNESAMPKLSDEDLQELMRRMVYTRIWDQRAISLNRQGRLGFYAPVAGQEASMLGTHFALDKEDWILPGYRDIPQMVFHGFPLSQAFLWSRGHYQGGQIPEGVNVLMPQIIIGAQIIQAAGVGFGLKKQGKKNVCITYTGDGGASQGDFYEGLNFAGAYRANAIFVVQNNRFAISVPVEKQSAAKTIAQKAVAAGIEGIQVDGMDVLAVYAATQQARERAISGEGPTLIETLTYRYGPHTMAGDDPTRYRTKDLDNEWEKKDPLVRFRKFLEKKNLWSEEQENKVVEEAKEDIKAAIKKADGAPKQKVSDLIGFMFEDLPFNLREQLEEYTAKESK; translated from the coding sequence ATGACGAAAACAATTGATGCTGTTCAAGATCAATTTGAAACGTTCCAGATTCTTTCTGAAGACGGAGAAGTTGTTAACGAATCGGCGATGCCGAAATTGTCTGATGAAGATCTGCAAGAATTAATGCGTCGCATGGTTTACACACGTATTTGGGATCAGCGTGCAATCTCTTTAAACAGACAAGGACGTCTTGGTTTCTATGCACCAGTAGCTGGACAAGAAGCTTCGATGCTTGGTACTCACTTTGCATTAGACAAAGAAGATTGGATTCTTCCAGGATACCGTGATATCCCACAAATGGTTTTCCACGGTTTCCCATTATCTCAAGCGTTCTTATGGTCTCGTGGACACTACCAAGGTGGACAGATTCCTGAAGGCGTTAACGTATTAATGCCTCAAATTATCATCGGTGCTCAAATTATCCAAGCTGCTGGTGTTGGTTTCGGTCTTAAGAAACAAGGCAAGAAAAACGTATGTATCACATACACAGGTGACGGTGGAGCATCACAAGGTGACTTCTATGAAGGACTTAACTTTGCAGGTGCTTATCGTGCTAATGCAATTTTCGTTGTTCAAAACAACCGTTTTGCTATCTCTGTTCCTGTTGAGAAGCAATCTGCAGCAAAAACAATCGCTCAAAAAGCGGTTGCAGCTGGTATTGAAGGTATTCAAGTTGACGGAATGGATGTTCTTGCCGTGTATGCAGCGACTCAACAAGCTCGTGAGCGTGCAATTTCTGGTGAAGGTCCTACCTTAATTGAAACTCTTACTTATCGTTATGGACCACATACGATGGCAGGGGACGACCCTACTCGCTACCGTACAAAAGATCTTGATAACGAATGGGAAAAGAAAGATCCACTAGTTCGTTTCCGTAAGTTCTTGGAAAAGAAAAACCTTTGGTCTGAAGAGCAAGAAAATAAAGTAGTTGAAGAAGCGAAAGAAGATATTAAAGCTGCCATCAAGAAAGCAGACGGAGCTCCTAAGCAAAAGGTTAGTGACCTAATCGGGTTCATGTTTGAAGACCTTCCGTTCAACCTTCGTGAGCAGTTAGAAGAATACACAGCAAAGGAGTCGAAATAA
- a CDS encoding alpha-ketoacid dehydrogenase subunit beta: MAQMTMIQAITDAMRNELKNNEQVLVFGEDVGQNGGVFRATEGLQKEFGEERVFDTPLAESGIGGLAIGLGLTGFRPVMEIQFFGFVFEVFDSVAAQMARMRYRSGGVYTSPVTIRSPFGGGVKTPELHADSLEGLMYQTPGIKVVIPSTPYDAKGLLISAIRDNDPVVYLEHMKLYRSFRGEVPEEEYTIELGKADVKREGKDVSIITYGAMVHASLKAAEELEKEGISAEVIDLRTISPLDIETIMASVEKTGRAIVVQEAQKQAGIGAFVVAEINDRAILHLEAPVLRVTAPDTVFPYASAEDVWIPDHRDIVEKAKKVYNF; encoded by the coding sequence ATGGCTCAAATGACTATGATTCAAGCAATTACAGACGCTATGCGTAATGAATTAAAGAACAATGAACAAGTTCTTGTTTTCGGTGAAGACGTAGGTCAAAACGGCGGAGTTTTCCGTGCTACTGAAGGACTTCAAAAAGAATTTGGAGAAGAGCGCGTTTTTGATACTCCGCTAGCTGAGTCTGGAATTGGGGGACTTGCAATAGGTCTTGGGCTTACAGGTTTCCGTCCAGTAATGGAGATTCAGTTCTTTGGATTCGTTTTTGAAGTATTTGATTCAGTTGCTGCACAAATGGCTCGTATGAGATACCGTTCAGGCGGAGTTTACACTTCTCCTGTAACAATTCGTTCACCATTTGGTGGTGGCGTTAAAACACCTGAGCTTCATGCAGACAGCCTTGAAGGCTTGATGTATCAAACTCCTGGTATCAAGGTTGTTATTCCTTCAACTCCTTATGATGCAAAAGGACTTTTAATCTCTGCTATCCGTGATAATGATCCGGTAGTTTATCTAGAGCATATGAAATTGTATCGTTCTTTCCGTGGTGAAGTGCCAGAGGAAGAATACACGATCGAACTTGGTAAAGCAGATGTGAAGCGTGAAGGTAAAGATGTATCTATCATTACTTACGGTGCTATGGTTCACGCATCACTAAAAGCTGCTGAAGAATTAGAAAAAGAAGGTATTTCTGCTGAAGTTATTGACCTTCGTACGATCAGCCCGCTTGATATTGAAACAATCATGGCTTCTGTTGAAAAAACAGGACGAGCTATCGTGGTACAAGAAGCACAGAAACAAGCTGGTATTGGTGCGTTCGTTGTTGCTGAAATTAACGATCGTGCAATCCTTCACTTAGAAGCACCTGTACTTCGTGTAACAGCACCAGATACAGTGTTCCCGTATGCTTCTGCAGAAGATGTTTGGATCCCAGATCATCGTGATATTGTAGAAAAAGCAAAGAAGGTCTACAATTTCTAA
- a CDS encoding GapA-binding peptide SR1P — protein sequence MGVIICQTCETTIEHFEEEKVTTLYSNKCPHCQEQANLEK from the coding sequence ATGGGTGTAATCATTTGCCAAACGTGTGAAACAACAATAGAGCATTTTGAAGAGGAAAAAGTAACAACTTTGTATTCAAACAAATGTCCACATTGCCAAGAACAGGCTAACTTAGAAAAGTAA
- a CDS encoding DUF1885 family protein, with protein MSQNAYIKLVPASEKQVITIEEVKDLLIYYRSITSKTGDQLSWGYSEAAFPYTIEEKEEADHKWFYLKGIDPQKNKYILIGVGEEKLADSEEMVNYIQVSLTDISTHGDKGKANEFCKFLASKLKGELHLFNGRVMYYYPKK; from the coding sequence ATGTCTCAAAACGCCTATATAAAGCTTGTTCCCGCTTCTGAAAAACAAGTTATCACAATAGAAGAAGTGAAAGACTTACTCATCTACTACCGTTCTATCACCTCAAAAACAGGGGACCAATTATCATGGGGTTATTCTGAAGCGGCCTTTCCCTATACAATTGAGGAAAAAGAAGAAGCGGACCACAAATGGTTTTATTTAAAAGGGATAGATCCACAGAAAAATAAGTATATCTTAATCGGTGTAGGAGAAGAAAAACTGGCCGATTCAGAAGAAATGGTGAACTACATTCAAGTGTCACTAACTGATATTTCTACTCATGGAGACAAGGGAAAAGCCAATGAGTTTTGTAAGTTTTTAGCTTCAAAACTGAAAGGCGAACTCCACCTTTTTAACGGCAGAGTGATGTATTATTATCCGAAGAAATAG
- the lpdA gene encoding dihydrolipoyl dehydrogenase: MVVGDFPIELDTLVIGSGPGGYVAAIRAAQLGQKVAIAEKAEMGGVCLNVGCIPSKALINAGHRVEHANHSEDMGITVENVKVDFSKVQDWKAGIVKKLTGGVEGLLKGNKVEILRGEAYFVNENTVRIMDEKNSQTYTFKNAIIATGSRPIEIPGFKWSDRIISSTGALALKEIPKKMVVIGGGYIGMELGTAYANFGTEVTILEGGKQILPGFEKQMSQVVSKRLKKKGNVEVFTEAMAKGVEETKDGVTVTAEIKGESKTFEADYVLVTVGRRPNTEELGLEQVGVEMTERGLIKINKKAQTSVNGIYAIGDVVEGPALAHKASYEGKVAAEVISGHAAEIDYLAIPAVVFTDPELASVGYDEKSAKEAGYEVKASKFPFAANGRALSMNETDGFMKLITRKEDGLVLGAQIAGGNASDMIAELGLAIEAGMTAEDIAMTIHAHPTFGEISMEAAEVAIGLPVHIVK; this comes from the coding sequence ATGGTAGTAGGAGATTTTCCAATTGAGTTAGACACACTTGTTATTGGTTCAGGTCCTGGGGGATATGTTGCGGCTATTCGCGCTGCACAATTAGGACAAAAAGTGGCTATTGCGGAAAAGGCAGAAATGGGCGGCGTTTGTTTGAACGTTGGTTGTATTCCATCAAAAGCTTTAATTAATGCAGGTCACCGTGTAGAACATGCTAATCACTCAGAAGATATGGGTATTACTGTTGAAAACGTAAAAGTTGATTTCAGCAAAGTTCAAGACTGGAAAGCAGGCATCGTTAAGAAGCTTACTGGCGGAGTAGAAGGACTTTTAAAAGGAAATAAAGTGGAAATCCTTCGTGGTGAAGCTTATTTCGTAAATGAAAACACTGTACGTATCATGGATGAGAAAAACTCTCAAACTTACACGTTCAAAAATGCGATCATCGCTACTGGATCACGTCCTATTGAAATCCCAGGTTTCAAATGGAGTGACCGTATTATCTCTTCTACAGGAGCTCTTGCTCTTAAAGAAATCCCTAAGAAGATGGTAGTTATCGGTGGCGGATATATTGGAATGGAGCTTGGAACGGCTTATGCTAACTTTGGTACTGAAGTAACAATCCTTGAAGGTGGAAAACAAATCCTTCCAGGGTTCGAAAAGCAGATGAGTCAAGTTGTTTCAAAGCGCTTGAAGAAAAAAGGCAATGTGGAAGTATTTACTGAAGCAATGGCTAAAGGCGTAGAAGAAACAAAAGACGGTGTTACTGTAACAGCTGAAATCAAAGGTGAGTCAAAAACTTTTGAAGCAGATTATGTACTTGTAACAGTTGGACGCCGTCCAAACACTGAAGAACTTGGTCTTGAGCAAGTTGGTGTTGAAATGACTGAACGCGGTCTTATCAAGATCAACAAGAAAGCTCAAACAAGCGTTAACGGCATCTATGCAATCGGTGATGTAGTTGAAGGTCCAGCTCTTGCTCATAAGGCATCTTATGAAGGTAAAGTAGCAGCTGAAGTAATCTCAGGACATGCAGCTGAAATTGATTACTTAGCTATTCCTGCTGTCGTATTCACAGACCCAGAACTAGCTTCTGTAGGTTATGATGAAAAGTCAGCAAAAGAAGCAGGATATGAAGTGAAAGCTTCTAAATTCCCATTCGCAGCTAACGGACGTGCTCTATCTATGAACGAAACAGATGGTTTCATGAAACTTATCACTCGTAAAGAAGATGGACTCGTTTTAGGAGCTCAAATTGCTGGTGGAAATGCATCTGATATGATCGCTGAATTAGGATTAGCAATTGAAGCAGGAATGACTGCTGAAGATATTGCTATGACGATCCATGCGCATCCAACTTTCGGAGAAATTTCTATGGAAGCAGCTGAAGTTGCGATCGGACTTCCAGTTCATATCGTAAAATAA